ATGATTGCATGCAATTGAATCATTAAAAGCAAGtacactgcaatttttttttacaggccactttgaaatgtttctgaaTGTGATAAGCTGCTTTGTGATGTCAACTCTTCTTGTCAAATCAAATGAGACGCAACTCTGTAGCTTTGTCATCTGAAATTCATCAGTGttttgaacagaaaataaatggaGCAGAGTAGTACAAGGGAAATGCAGACTGCAGGAACTGTGGGTAGTATTGAGCAGTTTGGTTGTTCAGGCTTATCAGAGTTTTTTGACTGACCATTTGGCATTTGCTTGTTCTGTTGATGTAAATGCCAAAGCACTGGTCTCATCCCACACGTGAATGGGAAAAAACAACTGCTCACTTCACCCTGAACCCAGAGGCTTGAAACTGTTCCATTTCCATCTTGATCTGAAAATGGCAAAGGCACCAATCTGTATTGGGATCTTGCAATGTCCCATTTAAATCAGACACACATTGTGGAAAATACGAAGAGACCAATAATTTAAAGTTTGCCCtgactgttttgttttgttttgtttccgcTTTAACAGCTTAAAAATTGTAgtgctggccaatatttatttcccaactccaTCGTGCAATACACAACGTTAGATCATTATCGCATTCTGTTGTAAATTGACTCATGCACTTTCTCTGTTCCAACAGTAACTTGTTCATTGGATTTACTGCATGTATACTTTGGATGGtcatgtgaaaggtgctatataaacacAAGTGTTTCTTACTCTGTACATCTTACAGTCCAGGTTTTGTCACCATGCCTTTACTGAAGCCTGTGATTGAAGTGATGAATCTGGGCAGGATTTCGTACGCAGAAGGGCTGCACGCACAGCGGACCTTCATCCAGCGTCACCTCCATGCCCTGTCCCAGCAGCCCACTGCTGAACCCCCAGTCAATGTCCTGTTGCTGTGCGAGCACGATCCCGTCTACACCATTGGGATCAGGACAGCACGGTACCCGGTCGAGGAAGAGGAGAGACTGAAGCAGCTGGGGGCAGAGTTCCACCGGTCTGACAGAGGTGGCCTGATCACCTTTCATGGCCCTGGGCAGCTGGTGTGTTATCCCATCCTCAACTTGGCTCAGTTCAGGAAGAGTGTGCGGTGGTACGTGGGCGAGTTGGAGACGACTGTCATCCGCCTGTGTCACGAGTTTGGGATCGAGGCAGAGACGTCGCCTGACACTGGAGTGTGGGTTCAAAATGAGAAAATCTGTGCTATAGGTAAGTGATGCTACTGCCTCTGGAAGAAATTGAAATCTCCAACTGGGGCTTGCTAGACAAGGAAGGCCTGTGGATTTTAAGAAAGCACTTGATGAGGTGCCTCATAAAACATTTAATACATGAATTAAACCAGGTGTTTTAACAAATAGTGAAGTGGCATAGAGGGGTAAAATGGTTAACAGGCAGTAGAAGGCTCACAGAAGCATTTGCAAAATGACCCAGTACACCTTCTCCCTGCCAGGACATCGCATGATCTGATGATATTGGAGTTACTGACTAACCAGAGCATTCAATCTGGATCAACTAATCTACAAGAGAATCCTATATGAGGTGAGGTGAGCCCCCGTGATGTAGAGTTTTGCAAACCATACATCCAAAGTCATATGGGAACtgtttgggaaaaggcaggaaattgatgcattttggtcagaggaAGTTTGaaagacaatttaaaaaaaaaggggtgaaaaaaaatacagggtgcaggagcagaggaatacatgtgtgtgtatgtgtgcacagatcattgaaggtggcaggatggaTGGAGAGAAcattaataaagcatacaatgTCCTTGGCTTTACTATGAGTGGCCTAGAGGAGGTAATATTgcacttgtacaagacacttgttagccCTCACCTAGAGGATTGTGTACAGCTGTGGGTGCCGTGTCattgatgtgaatgcattggagaaagggcaggagaaATCtactagaatggttccaggaatgagaaacttcagctttAACGATAGACTGGAGAACCTGGGACTGTAACTCTTGGAAGGAAGTCACCTGATAAGAGATTTGAtgaaaattttcaaaaacattaatggactggacagagtatatagggagatagtaggaaccgcagatgctggagaatcagagataacaaggtgtagagctggatgaacacagtagtccaagcagcatcagaggagcaggaaagctgacattttgagcgtagacccttcttcggaaatggtgtgcagggatgttGGGGAAAGGGAGAAATTGGCGCTAGGAGTAGAACTGGTGCaggcaagatgggctgaatggactccttctgcaccataatgattctatgattctgcagtTAAAGTttatcaaattagccatgataCCATTGAATGGTAGCagagaatcaatgggctgaatggctgacttcaGGTCCTACATCTTATAGTCTTAGGAGGCCATTCGGTACTTCAGGTCTGTTCCGTAGGGCTGTTGTTCTGATTGGAAGAAAGGTGAAAGTGTTGTTTCATCTGAGTCACTGCTAAGCCAACTGTTGATTTATTTATAAATGCAGATAATCAGGATAAAGGCAAAAAGTTTTTAGAGAGGACCAGAAGTGGAGGATTTTCCTGTACCAAAAAGACTCTGAAATACTTTGGGAACACACTGGTGGGAGAGtcaatttaatgtggataagtgttaAGTTTGGTGTATACTGTCTgatttttatatatttattttatacctcagttgttggtaaagtgttggaaaaggttataagggataggatttataatcatctagaaaagaataaattgattagggatagtcagcacggttttgtgaagggaatgtcgtgcctcacaaaccttattgagttctttgagaacgtgaccaaacaggtagatgagagtaaactggttgatgtggtgtatatggatttcagcaaggcgttcgataaggttccccacagtaggctattgtacaaaatgcggaggaacggaattgtgggagatatggcagcttggatcggaaattggtttgctgaatgaagacagagggtggtagttgatgggaaatgttcaccctggagaccagttactagtggtgtagcgcaagggtcggtgttgggtccactgcttttgtcatttttataaatgacctggatgagggcgtagaaggatgggactgtaaatttgcagacgacactaaggttggtggagttgtggatagtggcaaaggatgttgtaggttgcagagagacatggataagctgcagagctggtctgagagttggcaaatggagtttaatgcggacaagtgtgaggtgatgcactttggtaggagtaaccggaaggcaaagtacagggctaatggtaagattcttagtagtgtagatgagcagggagatcttggtgtccatgtacacagacccttgaaagttgccacccaggttgacagggctgttaagaaggcatacagtgttttagcttttattaatagagggatcgagttccggaaccaagaggttatggtgaagctgtacaaaactctggtgcggccgcacttggagtattgtgtacagttctggtcaccgcattataagaaggatgtggaagctttgaaaagggtgcagaggagatttactaggatgttgcctggtatggagggaaggtcttacgaggaaagggtgaaggacttgaggctgttttcattagagagaagaaggttgagaggtgacttaattgaaacatataaaataatcagagggttagatagggttgatagggagatcctttttcctaggatggtgacggcgagcacgagggggcatagctttaaattgaggggtgaaagatataggacagatgtcagaggtagtttctttactcagagagtagtaagggaatggaatgccttgcctgcaatggtagtagattcgccaactttaggtacatttaagttgtcattggataagcatatggacgtacatggaatagtgtatgttagatgggcttgagattggtatgacacgtcggcacaacattgagggccgaagggcctgtactgtgctgtaatgttctatgttctatgttctatatatcatttgtttgaatctttaaaattttGAATTAGTCCAAGGGATTTTCTGCATGTCTGTAGAATTTAATGACTAACTTGTTGATATTTATGTAGACatgacttttcttttaaaacaaattgaaGTAGCTAGCTTTCAGAACTAATGGGTTTTTGTATTGAGTTTACTATCAAGCAAGGTAAACAATTCAGTGTCAATGTGTCTGTTAGAAAAGCCTGGAATTGTCTTTATATACAAGCTTAAGGGAAATGACTGTAACTTAAAGTCTTTTGGTTTAATTTTCAGTTTTGGGACAGTTCTGTAGTAGTCCTTGGATGTAGATGGGATGTTTAAAGCACTGTTCCAGAGGAAAGGTGAATATAGAACAATGGGTTACATATGAGCATGAAGTTTAGGAATAGTGCCGGAGTAAAAGTATTTGGATACAACCCAGaagaggttatttgaagctgagaacatTTAAACTCAGGGATATGAGAATTTGAGAAAAAACAATACAATTTTGAGACTGAAAGTTGAAGTCACATTTAACAGTGCAAATTAATGTGTTAGGAAAGAGATTTTGCTCTCTGGGGTGAATAAGGGGATCGGTGAAAAAGATTTTGTTGAATTTATGGGAATATGTTATTGTTTGTTTCATTACCTTTTGGAGTTCATTAAGTAAATAGTTTGATTTATTCtatttttatcttcatttcttttgcttaATATACTTCTGTTTATTTGTTTTGTTGTTAAGACCAAATCTGCAATATTGCTttcttatgtttcaatgagagaccactatattaaaacaaaatatcaagccagatttcagtccaggatctgacttgtccagtgttAACATCACCTGTGATTATTACAGAAGTAATAAATTTGAGAAGGAAAAATGAACTGGGAGTAAAGGACAAGGGGGAAAACATTGTATGACTATAGATGAACAGAAAGATCTAGGCATTCAAAAATTTCAATCTGTGCAAAATTTTCAGGGAGAAAAGAATTGCAAAAGCAAAGGAACTTTGGGATTTTATAGATTATTTGACAAGGACATTGTAGATTGAGCTTTACTTTGTTCCCATCAaaaactcccaggacaggtacagcatggggttagatatggTGTTGAGGGAGCTTTGCTCAGTACCTGACcttgtgctgtacctgtcctgggaatcTCTCTGGACAGTGTTGAAGGGGCTTtagtttcagtttaaaagagtatgTAACATTATGCTGTACCTTTCCGGGGAGTATTTGATGAGAACAGTGTTGAGCAAGCTTTTATTTATAGTTTACTGTCAGTTTAAAAGATTAGAAAGTGATTACTGAAGACGATGTCAGGGGAAGATTTCTTTGCAGATTAAAGGAGTAGAGTTAGCTTTAAAGTGtaactaaccccatgctgtccctgtcctgagagtgATTGGTGGGAATGGTGTAGAGGAGGATTTACTTTCAGCTTAAGAGTAGGGGGAGCTTTTACTCTGTATCTGTCCTTGTGCTGTGTCTGACATAGTGTTGATTGACGGAGTCTCTGTAAAGGGAGCCttaactctgtatctaaccccatgctgttgcTCTCATGGGAGTCTTTAATGGGAACAGTGCAGAGGGTGCTTTACCCTTAATCTAATCATTGTTGTACCTGTCTTGGAAGTTTACATGCAACCACTTTCCTCTGTTGCCATTCAGTGCTGAATGACCCCAGATGGTGCCAGAATTTCGTTTCAGCTAGGTTAGCTGGTTCTTGCTTCAGTGGTTCTAAAGATGCTAAATGGACATAATGCTGTTACACCCAATGGGAGACAACAGACCAAGTTGCCGCCCTTGATTATAAGGTAGTGAGTCCTGAGTTGACAAGTGAGAATTGAATTGTATTTCATTCCATTATCAAATATCTTAGGCACAATAATACCTTGAGTTGCCAATGAACACTGACACTTGGACTAGAGGCCAGGTATAACAGGTCATAACATTTGGAGCCCGTATACCAGTGAGAGTTGAAAGTGTTAATAATGGGTAGGAGTGATAGCTGAAGAGGTGGGTTAGTAGGTTAGGGAAGGTTTGAATCATTATTTCCCTTAGAAATTCAACAATTGAATTATGACCTTTATCTTTCTGTCTTGTCTGCTTTTTATCAGGGATTCACTGCGGCAGATACATCACCTCTCATGGGCTAGCACTGAACTGCAACAATGACCTCAGCTGGTTCTCCCACATCACCCCTTGCGGCATTGAGGGAAAAGGTGTCACCTCCCTGAGCCGAGTACTGAAGAGGGAGGTGACGGTGCCAGAAGCTGTGGACTCTCTCCTGGAGACATTTGCCAAGCAGTTTGACTGCATGCTAAAGCACTAGCAACTTGACTGTTTCCTGTCGAGTGTCCACAGAGTGAGAAACCCAGCCAAAGTGGCAGGCTTGGTGGGCAGGGATGGGTGAGATTGATGGggttgtgtgagaaagaggtggGACTTGATCCTGTACTTTGTGTATCTTATCTCCAGGGAATGTGATTATTAGAGGAAAGCAGCCATATGGGGAGTAATGCTGTCTGCTTGAAGTACTGAACTGTATAGAGGAAGAGATGTCCCAGGTCCAAGCAGCAGTTCTGTTCTTAGCAGGACATATATTAAAACTGGTGAGTGGTAGGGAAAATATTGGCTGGAGGCTCTGCAGGtttataaaattcattcacaggatgccgatgtcactggctaggcctgcaCTTTTTTCCTGTCCATAATTGCCCAGGAAGAGTCGCTGCTTTATTGAAATGTTGCTTGAaacccacaatgctatcagggaaggaattccaggattttgatctggtgatggtgaaggaacagtaatgtaTTTCAAAGTCAGAAGAGTCTGTGTGATTGGAGATAAAATTGCAggcagtgatgttcccatgtacttgcTTCCCTCGTCCTTTTAGGTGGTGAAGGTCgtgggtttgaaaagtgctgttggagaagacttggtgagttgctgaaATGCATTCTGTAAATACTATGTACTGATGCCACTAactgtcagtggtagagggaatgaatgtttgaggATTCGGTGTCAATGCAGTGGGCTCCTTTCTTCCGgtttgtgtcaagcttcttgagtgttatcggacctgtactcattcaggcaaatggggagtattcgagataatgggaactgcagatgctggagaatccaagataacaaagtgtgaagctggatgaacacagcaggccaagcaagagatgctgcttggcctgctgtgttcatccagcttcacactttattaaatggggagtattccatcacattcctgacttgcttACCATAGAATTCCTAGCATTGCCTAACCATGTGCAACAGGACTGTGCTGCAAAACTGTACATTGTAGTCGATTGTGGAGATGAGTTTCACTGAAGCATGTTAACTTGGATAAGTTGGAACTATGTTTTATGCCATCCTCAGGATGGGAGATCAGGAATTCTAATCGTCCAGAAAAATATTAAAGCTTCTATGCATTTAAATCGAGACCCTcgtaatttttatttttgttcatatttATCATCTTAGGCAATTATCTCCCAACTACACGTGCcccattttaaatgttgtgaagtACTATAGACTaactttttaattttgtttggtgattttaaaaaaacttttaattttgttttttcagTGTGGATGAATTATGATATTGGACGATTAGTTgagaattttatttattcattcacgggatgagggcatcgctggctaggccaacatttattgcctagtTAAGCATCACACCCAAtggtgtgggcctggagtcacatgtaggccagaccaggtaaggattgcagtttccttccctaaagggcattagtgaaccagatggattttccaacagtcaacaacagattcatggtcatttttagattcttaattccatatttttattgatttcaaattccaccatctgccctggcaggattcgaacctaaGTCCTCGGGTCATTACTCAGGTCTCTAgattagcaataataccactaggccgatGCCTTCTCACATCATCTAACATGTTgacttttaaataaaatttttCATAAAATGTTTGAAAACCATTTAATACCTGAATGTTCACTATTCCTGAAGTTTTCCTTTTaacccctccatctctctctttctctcaagtTTGaaactgattttcttcttcactcGTAGCTCATGCTCCACAGCCACAAATCCCAGCCGCGCTGCTGTTTGAATTGGCCCAAGGTTCTTGCACGTGTTTGTCAGTTTTGCTTactcttccccctctctgatttaGTTTTGTGTCTGTTGTTCAAACAGCTGTTAACAATGCTTGTCAGAAgcgtcaggttacttgctttgaAAACATGCAGCAGTTCTTTTAAACACTGTGCTTAAAAGAGCTTTTTCCAATTTCAGCCCACAATTTTacaaagcacaaaaataaaaagacatggtCTTTACAATATATGACAGTAACATATTCTATTTCTTACACTCTTGGGAAGTGCCTTGGGATTTGTATTACTTAAAGATTAATGTGATTAATGTTTTGGGAACTTGGAGATTTAGAAGCATTtggctttcttttattcattcatgctaTGTGGGCTTTGCTAGTTCGACcattatttattgttcatcccaaaATGCACTAGAAAACATGGAGGTGAACTgctttcctgaactgctgcagtctgtgggACGTAGAGATCCCTACAATGCCATGgggaaggcagttccaggattttaacccagtaagCCTGAATAAATGGTTattgtatttccaagtcatgatggtgagtgacTAGAAAGAGAACTTGAGAGAACTTGCAGACGGTGATGTGCCCATgtatctcccgcaacacatccctcacaccccgcccccgccacaaccgcccaaagaggatccccctcgttctcacacaccaccccaccaacctccggatacaatgcatcatcctccgacacttccgccatctacaatccgacccaccacccaagacatttttccatccccacccctgtctgctttccggagagaccactctctccgtgactcccttgttcgctccacactgccctccatccccaccacacccggcatcttcccctgcaaccacaggaaatgctacacttgcccccacacctcctccctcacccctatcccaggccccaagatgactttccacattaagcagaggttcacctgcacatctgccaatgtggtatactgcatccactgtacccggtgcggcttcctctacattggggaaaccaagcggaggcttggggaccgctttgcagaacacctccgctcagttcgcaacaaacaactgcacctcaccaAGTTCAATgttcagtcgcaaaccatttccactccccctcccattctttagacgacatgtccatcatgggcctcctgcagtgccacaatgatgccacccgaaggttgcaggaacagcaactcatattccgcttgggaaccctgcagcccaatggtatcaatgtggacttcaccagcttcaaaatctccccttcccccaccgcatcccaaaaccagctcagttcttcccctccccccactgcaccacacaaccagtccagcctgtctctgcctccctggcctgttcttcctctcacccatcccttcctcccaccctaagccgaacctccacctcctacctactaacctcattccacctccttgacctgtccgtcttccctggactgacctatcccctccctacctccccacctatactctcctctccacctatcttcttttctctccatcttcggtccgcctccccctctctccctatgtattccagaaccctcatcccatccccctctctgataaagggtttaggcccgaaacttcagcttttgtgctcctgagatgctgcttggcctgctgtattcatccagcctcacattttattatctgcagcccttgtccttttgGTGGCTGAGGTTGTGAATTTGAAAGCTGCTGCCCAAGCtaccttggtgagttactgcagtgcatgttgtcAATGGGACACGCTGCTACCACTGTGTGTttctggtggagggagtgaacttGAAGGTGATCTATGGGTGTGTGATTCAATCAACCGTTTTTGGGTAATTTCTACAAACAGTAGCTTGCTGAGgaatgagagagataatgggaactgcagatgctggagaattccaagataataaaatgtgagactggaatTCCTTGCTGAGGAATGTTTGCTGTAGTACCATGCAAGCCCAGAGGTTGGCGGTGTGTAACCACACTGAAATGTGCATCTTTCCAAGATGATAACgcaggaagaagccatttggcccatcgtccCTGTGCCGTATCTCACTCCCCTGTCTTTTCCCCCATGACCTTATAAAATCCATCCCTGTAAATATTTATCTAATGCTGTTTTGTTACTTCAATGTTCAATGCTCTTCAATGAGGTGAATTGGAAAAAGTAGGACTGTTCTTGAAGAATAGAAGGTTGaaaggagatttaattgaggtgaATAGGGAAAAACTTTTAAACTGGGGGAAGGATGGAGAGGCAAAGGATACAGGTTCAAGCAGAttgagatttttaatgagtaagggaatcaaggattttgGGGGGAAAAACACAGGAAActgagttgagggttatcagatcagttatgattttattgaacagtggagcagacttggtggttgaatggcctacttctcctgtGACTTTTACAAGCAAAGGAAGCAACGGAGACATGAGGAACTTTCACGCTGCAAGTGGTTACGAtccagaatgtgctgtctgaAGTGTTGTAGAGGCAGATTCAgttgaggcatttaagagggaagtgaattattatctgaaaaggaagaatgtgtggggttacagggagaaagtactAGGCACGAGTTGAATTAATATTTAAAGAGCTGGAATAGATGCAGTAGACTGAGTGatctcctgtgctgtaaccatttaaTAAACTTAAGCCATTTTGACCAATGTGCTTCCAGGCATGCCACTCCATAACACAACAGCTACTTTGTCAAAAGATATTTTCCCTTGCCTCCTTTTGACTTTCTTGCTATAAGAATAATTGCAGTTTCTCCAGTCGCTCCACATGACAGAAGCCCTTCATGCCTAGGGCCATTCCAGTAAAGTGTAGGTGCTTGAGAGCTGAAATGTAGCAGAAAATTCAGGAAAGGCTAAGCAGACCAGGCAAAATCTGTGCAGAAAAATACAGAACTAAGGTAACaagcattttagaaaaaatgCAAAAATTGGATAAGCTGGATTGCCACCTTCCAACTTAAATGACCATTCTACCACTTGATGTTTGGCAAGAGGAGAAGTTAATGGCATTACTGTCAAAAGGTGAGGCTGAGACCCACGTGAAGAGTGAGGCTGGGaagagaatggggatgggggtgcTGTAGGGCAAATTAAAGATAAACTTTCgtagcacagtgactcagtggtgagTACTGCTCCTTCATAGCGCTGGGGAcccggggtttgattccagccttgggcaactatctgtgtggagtttgcacgttttccctgtgtctgcgtggggttcctctgggtgctgtggtttcccccgcacaacccaaagatgtgcagtttaggtcaattggccatgctaaattgtccatagtctCTAGGATAATGGGTGCATCTGGATGGAATGCATTCTGGAAGGTCGGTGTgggttcagtgggctgaatggactccttccatactgtagggattctatgattctgtgaatccAGCTATCTATAAAACTAGATCAAATAATTAGTTGAGCTAAAAATATGAACTTGGCTAACTAAATACATAAAATTTAATTAAAGCAGTTCAACACATGGTCTG
This is a stretch of genomic DNA from Stegostoma tigrinum isolate sSteTig4 chromosome 6, sSteTig4.hap1, whole genome shotgun sequence. It encodes these proteins:
- the lipt2 gene encoding putative lipoyltransferase 2, mitochondrial isoform X2; protein product: MSGKETRTSQLAQGQFLLDPGFVTMPLLKPVIEVMNLGRISYAEGLHAQRTFIQRHLHALSQQPTAEPPVNVLLLCEHDPVYTIGIRTARYPVEEEERLKQLGAEFHRSDRGGLITFHGPGQLVCYPILNLAQFRKSVRWYVGELETTVIRLCHEFGIEAETSPDTGVWVQNEKICAIGIHCGRYITSHGLALNCNNDLSWFSHITPCGIEGKGVTSLSRVLKREVTVPEAVDSLLETFAKQFDCMLKH
- the lipt2 gene encoding putative lipoyltransferase 2, mitochondrial isoform X1 yields the protein MQDQGEVFTASAGGKCIHGASHPGFVTMPLLKPVIEVMNLGRISYAEGLHAQRTFIQRHLHALSQQPTAEPPVNVLLLCEHDPVYTIGIRTARYPVEEEERLKQLGAEFHRSDRGGLITFHGPGQLVCYPILNLAQFRKSVRWYVGELETTVIRLCHEFGIEAETSPDTGVWVQNEKICAIGIHCGRYITSHGLALNCNNDLSWFSHITPCGIEGKGVTSLSRVLKREVTVPEAVDSLLETFAKQFDCMLKH
- the lipt2 gene encoding putative lipoyltransferase 2, mitochondrial isoform X3 → MPLLKPVIEVMNLGRISYAEGLHAQRTFIQRHLHALSQQPTAEPPVNVLLLCEHDPVYTIGIRTARYPVEEEERLKQLGAEFHRSDRGGLITFHGPGQLVCYPILNLAQFRKSVRWYVGELETTVIRLCHEFGIEAETSPDTGVWVQNEKICAIGIHCGRYITSHGLALNCNNDLSWFSHITPCGIEGKGVTSLSRVLKREVTVPEAVDSLLETFAKQFDCMLKH